The DNA window ACCCCGACCCCGACGTGCCCCTTCCGGTCGCCGATGACGATCGTCACCCGGAACTTCAGGTTGCGACCACCCTTGGTGACCTTGCTCACCCGCCTGATGTCGATTATTTCGTTCTCAAATTCGTCGTTTGTGATCAAAACTCCAACCCTCCCTTGCGTGCGGCATCGGCCAGGGCGGCCACCACTCCGTGGTAGGGATAGCCGCCGCGGTCGAACACGACCCGCTCGATCCCCAGGTCCTTCGCGCGCTTGGCCAACAGCTCCCCGACCTTGGTGGCAGCGGGAATGTTGCACCCCTTCACCTGATCGCGCAGCTCAGGATCCAGGGTTGAAGCGGCCGCCAGCGTCCTTCCGGCTGTGTCGTCGATCAGTTGAGCGTACACGTGGCGCAGGCTCTTGGTGACGCACAGACGGGGACGGTCAGCCGTCCCTGAGATTCGCTTGCGGATCCGCCGGTGGCGCTTGATCCTCTCCGCTTTTCTATCAACTCTTGCCATAATCTTCACGCCCCTAGCCGGCACCCTGGCCACCGAGTTTGCCCGCCTTGTGCAGGACAATCTCGTCCTTATACCGGATCCCCTTGCCCTTGTACGGCTCCGGCTTGCGGAACGCCCGAATCTTCGCCGCCACCTGGCCCACCTGCTGCTTGTCCGCGCCGCGGATGATGACCTCGTTCGGGTTCGGCACCTCGGCCTCGATCCCCTCCGGGAGCTCGTACTCCACCGGCTGCGAGTAGCCGAGGTCGAGGGTTAACTTGCGCCCCTGCAGCCGGGCCCTGTACCCGAGTCCCTTGATCAGGAGGTGCTTCTCCCATTTCTGGGATACCCCGTGCACCATGTTCGCGAGCAGGCTGCGGTACAGCCCGTGAAACGCACGGTATTCTTTCCCCTCCTGACGGCGGGTCACAGTGGCCACCCCGTCGGCGACCTTGATCTCCACCCGGTCGGGCCGGTAATCCTGCACCAGGCGGCCGTGCGGACCCTCGACCACGATCGTCGCGTCCTTGACCGTAACCTTGACCCCTTCCGGAATCTTAACTGGAACCTTTCCTACCTTAGACATGGCATACCACCTACCACACCTCGCACAGGATCTCTCCGCCGATCCCGCGTTCCCGTGCCTCACGCCCCGAGAGGATCCCTTGCGAGGTGGAAACGATGCACGTCCCTAACCCACCGAGCGGCTGTGGAATTTCGTCCTTGCTCGCGTACACCCGCCGCGATGGCTTGCTCACGAGCCGCACCCCGGTGAGTGCCCGTTTTACGTTCTTCCGCTCCCCCTTGTACTTCAGGCGGATACGGAGCTCGGGCTGGGGATCCTTTTCGATCACTTCGTAGCCCTCGATGTACCCCTCCGCCGCGAGTATGCGCGCGATCGCTTCCTTCATCTTCGAGTGAGGCATCGTAACGTCGGGGTGGAGCTTCTCGCTCGCGTTGCGGATTCGGGTCAACATGTCGGCAATCGGATACGGGATTGTCATCGCTCCTCCTACCAACTCGCCTTTTTCACACCCGGGATCTCTCCCTTGTGCGCCAGCTTGCGGAAGCAGATCCGACAGATCCCGTAGTCCCTGATGTACCCGTGCGGCCGGCCGCAGATGCTGCAGCGATTGTAGGCCCGCACCTTGTACTTCGGTTCCCGCTTGCTTTTTACGATCAACGCCTTCTTCGCCATAATCTCCTCTTCTCCTAGTCCTTGAATGGAAGGCCGAGGGCCTTCAACAGGGCATACCCTTCTTGATCGTTCCGCGCCGTGGTCACGATCGTGATGTCCATCCCCTGCACCGTGGTGATCTCGCTGTAGGAGATCTCGGGGAATATCAGCTGCTCGGAGACCCCGAGAGTGTAGTTCCCCCGTCCATCGAACGATGAACTGGACAGCCCGCGGAAATCCCTGATCCCGGGGAGGACGACGTTGAACAGCTTGTTCAAGAACTCGTACGCCCGGTCCCGCCGCAGGGTGACCTTGCACCCGATCGGCTCGCCGGCGGTGAGGCGGAAGTCGGAGATCGATTTCTTCGCCTTGGTCACGATCGGGCGCTGCCCGGCAAGCTTGGTCAGGTTCTTCACCGCCCCCTCGAGGACCTTGGGATTGTCCTTCTCCTTGATCCCCATGTTGACGACGACCTTCTCCACTCGCGGGACCTCCATCACGTTCTTCAGATGGAGCTCCTTCATCAGTTGCGGTATGATCTCTTGTTCAAATCTCTCTTTGAGCAGCATCTTACCTGAATATCTCCCCGCAGTGCTTGCACTGCCGCATCTTCTCCCCTTCCACGATGGTGAACCCGACCCGGGTGGGAAGCCCGCATCCCGGGCAGAGGGGAAGGACGTTTGATATATGAATCGGCCCCTCCCGCTGAATGATCCCGGGCTCACGCAGCTTCTCCGTCGCGCGCTGGTGCTTGGTGATCATGTGAACGTTCTCCACGATGATCCTCTGCTTGTCCGGATAGACGACGAGCACCTTCCCGACCTTTCCCCGGTCGTTGCCCGCGATCACCTTCACCCTGTCTCCCTTGCGCACCTTCTGCATCGCAGCCTCCTACAGGACCTCAGGGGCGAGGGAGATGATCCGCATCATCTTCTTATCCCTCAGCTCACGCGCCACCGGTCCGAACACGCGCGTTCCGATCGGCTCACCCTGGTTGTTGATGAGCACGATCGCGTTGTCATCGAACCGGATATAAGTCCCGTCCTTGCGGCGGTAGGCGCTCCGGGTGCGCACGATCACCCCGCGCACGATCTGCCCCTTTTCGATGTCGCTCGTGGGGAGGCGCTTGCGCACGGAGCCCACCACGATGTCTCCGATCTCGCCGCGGCGGCGGTTCGACGGCCCGAGGATGTTGATGCAGCGGACCTGCTTCGCCCCGGAGTTGTCCGCCACCTTGAGCATTGTCTGCATCTGAATCACGGTTACGCCTCCGCTTTCTCGATGATTTCCACTAATCGCCAACGCTTCAGCCGGCTCAAGGGACGTGACTCCTCGATCTTCACCAAGTCCCCGATTCCGGCCTTTCCGCTCGGGTCGTGAGCATAGAACTTGAAGTGGCGGCGGATGTGCTTGCGGTACCGCGGATGCAGCCGCAGCTCCTCCACCCGCACCACGATCGTCTTGTCCATCTTGTCGCTCACTACCCGTCCGATCTTTACCTTCTTCATCTTCTCTCACCCCGCTTCTCGCGCGCGATGGTGAGCACGCGGGCGATGTCCCGGCGGGTCTTCCCGATCTCGGCTGAGTTGTCCAACTCGCCGGTCGCCTTCTGAAAGCGCAGGTTGAACAGCTTCCGCTTGAACTCCCGCTCCTTCTGTTCCAGCTCTTCCAACGTCATCTCGCGCAACTCTTCCGCCTTCATGCCTCTCCTCCCAGGATCGTCTTCCGCTTCAGGCGGGTAGGGATGGGAAGCTTATGGCTGACGAGCTCGTGGAGGCGCTTGGCCTGCGGCTCGTCCACCCCGGCAATCTCGAACATGACGGTTCCCGGCTTCACCACCGCAACCCAATGATCGACGGCACCCTTCCCTTTTCCCATACGGGCTTCAGCCGGGTGCTTGGTGATCGACTTGTCCGGGAAGATCCGGATCCAGATCTTGGCGTCACGGTGGGTCTTGCGGGCGATCGTGGTCCGGCACGCTTCGATCTGCTGACCGGTGATCCACGCCGGAGCGAGCGCCTGAATCCCGTACTCGCCGAAGACTACCTCATTCCCCCGCGTTGCCTTCCCTTTCATCCGGCCGCGGTGCATCTTCCTGTACTTGGTCCTCTTCGGGAAAAGAAGTGGCATCCTATCTCACCTCGTCCTCTCCGCGCTGTCCCTTGGGCGCGTGCTCCCCCCGGAAGACCCAGGCCTTAACCCCGATGTTTCCGTACTTGGTATGGGCCTCGGTGAACCCGTAATCGATGTCGGCGCGGATCGTCTGGAGCGGGACCCGTCCCTCCATCATCGTGATCGAACGGGCGATCTCCGCACCGCCGAGCCTACCGCTCACCTTGATCTTCACGCCCTCGGCCCCGGCCCCCATCACCCGGCGGATCACTTCCTTCATCGCCCGCGCCGGGGCGATCCGGGCCTCGATCTGCATCGCCACGTCCTGGGCGACCAGGGTCGCCTCCAGGTCGGGCCGATCGATCTCCTGGATCGAGATCTTCACCTTCTTCCGGGTGAGCTGCTCCAGAACCGTCTGCAGTTCCTGTATCTCGCTTCCACCTCGGCCGATCAGAATTCCCGGCCGCGCCGAGCGGATGACGATCGATACGCGATCCTCCTTCGGCCGCTCGATGTTCACTTCGGCGACCGCGGCGCGGCGATAGCGGGAGAAGATCAGATCGCGGATCTTCTTGTCCTCGGCGATGTAGAGCGGGGCGAGCTTGGGATTATACCAGTTGGATACCCATTTTCTGGTGATCCCGACCCGAAAGCCGATCGGATGTACCTTCTGCCCCATTATTCCTCCTTCTTATCGCCGACCACGATCGTAATGTGGCTCAGCCGGTGGCGGATGACATCCGCCCGTCCCATCGCGCGCGGACGCAGCCGGCGCAATGCCCGTCCCATGTCCACGGTCGCCTTGACCACGACCAATTGATCCACGTCGACGTTGTAGTTGTTCTCCGCGTTGGCGATCGCCGACTCCAACG is part of the Candidatus Bipolaricaulota bacterium genome and encodes:
- a CDS encoding 30S ribosomal protein S5, giving the protein MITNDEFENEIIDIRRVSKVTKGGRNLKFRVTIVIGDRKGHVGVGV
- a CDS encoding 50S ribosomal protein L18, which codes for MMARVDRKAERIKRHRRIRKRISGTADRPRLCVTKSLRHVYAQLIDDTAGRTLAAASTLDPELRDQVKGCNIPAATKVGELLAKRAKDLGIERVVFDRGGYPYHGVVAALADAARKGGLEF
- the rplF gene encoding 50S ribosomal protein L6, yielding MSKVGKVPVKIPEGVKVTVKDATIVVEGPHGRLVQDYRPDRVEIKVADGVATVTRRQEGKEYRAFHGLYRSLLANMVHGVSQKWEKHLLIKGLGYRARLQGRKLTLDLGYSQPVEYELPEGIEAEVPNPNEVIIRGADKQQVGQVAAKIRAFRKPEPYKGKGIRYKDEIVLHKAGKLGGQGAG
- the rpsH gene encoding 30S ribosomal protein S8: MTIPYPIADMLTRIRNASEKLHPDVTMPHSKMKEAIARILAAEGYIEGYEVIEKDPQPELRIRLKYKGERKNVKRALTGVRLVSKPSRRVYASKDEIPQPLGGLGTCIVSTSQGILSGREARERGIGGEILCEVW
- a CDS encoding type Z 30S ribosomal protein S14: MAKKALIVKSKREPKYKVRAYNRCSICGRPHGYIRDYGICRICFRKLAHKGEIPGVKKASW
- the rplE gene encoding 50S ribosomal protein L5; this translates as MLLKERFEQEIIPQLMKELHLKNVMEVPRVEKVVVNMGIKEKDNPKVLEGAVKNLTKLAGQRPIVTKAKKSISDFRLTAGEPIGCKVTLRRDRAYEFLNKLFNVVLPGIRDFRGLSSSSFDGRGNYTLGVSEQLIFPEISYSEITTVQGMDITIVTTARNDQEGYALLKALGLPFKD
- the rplX gene encoding 50S ribosomal protein L24, which produces MQKVRKGDRVKVIAGNDRGKVGKVLVVYPDKQRIIVENVHMITKHQRATEKLREPGIIQREGPIHISNVLPLCPGCGLPTRVGFTIVEGEKMRQCKHCGEIFR
- the rplN gene encoding 50S ribosomal protein L14, with protein sequence MIQMQTMLKVADNSGAKQVRCINILGPSNRRRGEIGDIVVGSVRKRLPTSDIEKGQIVRGVIVRTRSAYRRKDGTYIRFDDNAIVLINNQGEPIGTRVFGPVARELRDKKMMRIISLAPEVL
- the rpsQ gene encoding 30S ribosomal protein S17, producing the protein MKKVKIGRVVSDKMDKTIVVRVEELRLHPRYRKHIRRHFKFYAHDPSGKAGIGDLVKIEESRPLSRLKRWRLVEIIEKAEA
- the rpmC gene encoding 50S ribosomal protein L29 is translated as MKAEELREMTLEELEQKEREFKRKLFNLRFQKATGELDNSAEIGKTRRDIARVLTIAREKRGERR
- the rplP gene encoding 50S ribosomal protein L16; translation: MPLLFPKRTKYRKMHRGRMKGKATRGNEVVFGEYGIQALAPAWITGQQIEACRTTIARKTHRDAKIWIRIFPDKSITKHPAEARMGKGKGAVDHWVAVVKPGTVMFEIAGVDEPQAKRLHELVSHKLPIPTRLKRKTILGGEA
- the rpsC gene encoding 30S ribosomal protein S3, whose translation is MGQKVHPIGFRVGITRKWVSNWYNPKLAPLYIAEDKKIRDLIFSRYRRAAVAEVNIERPKEDRVSIVIRSARPGILIGRGGSEIQELQTVLEQLTRKKVKISIQEIDRPDLEATLVAQDVAMQIEARIAPARAMKEVIRRVMGAGAEGVKIKVSGRLGGAEIARSITMMEGRVPLQTIRADIDYGFTEAHTKYGNIGVKAWVFRGEHAPKGQRGEDEVR
- the rplV gene encoding 50S ribosomal protein L22, with protein sequence MEARAVTKYVRISPRKARLVIDEIRGKNVNEALKIVSLSNKKAARPIRKTLESAIANAENNYNVDVDQLVVVKATVDMGRALRRLRPRAMGRADVIRHRLSHITIVVGDKKEE